The following are from one region of the Streptomyces decoyicus genome:
- a CDS encoding class I SAM-dependent methyltransferase: protein MTQQPPPAGPADPPDGPAPPDLPDRVVRIYGELDLSTVPAFAGGFINFGYWSGLPGPADRLLTESDRVRSEEDLYRLVLGTFDRPQGRTALDVGCGRGLGCALALREFGLGTVIGLDAHPDQIARAREANAALLTASEKSSGRLEFVQGAAQRIPLPDGGVDCLFSVEAAQHFRDLAGFAREAARVLRPGGRLALTTFFARTRSAARELPALLPPYADGLDVPHVVDEVAGTLTAAGLREVRVQSVGDGVWEYYDRYMAQQPDLRDDWPRRYLTAYETGLLDYYLLTAGAG, encoded by the coding sequence ATGACGCAGCAGCCGCCGCCGGCCGGCCCCGCGGACCCCCCGGACGGCCCAGCGCCCCCGGACCTCCCCGACCGGGTGGTGAGGATCTACGGCGAGCTCGACCTCAGCACCGTCCCCGCCTTCGCCGGCGGCTTCATCAATTTCGGCTACTGGTCGGGCCTGCCCGGCCCCGCGGACCGGCTGCTGACCGAGTCCGACCGGGTGCGCAGCGAAGAGGATCTCTACCGTCTGGTGCTCGGCACCTTCGACCGGCCGCAGGGCCGCACCGCCCTGGACGTCGGCTGCGGGCGCGGGCTGGGCTGTGCGCTGGCGCTGCGGGAATTCGGCCTGGGGACGGTCATCGGGCTGGATGCGCACCCCGACCAGATCGCCCGTGCCCGGGAGGCGAACGCGGCGCTGCTCACCGCATCGGAGAAGAGCTCCGGGCGGCTGGAGTTCGTCCAGGGCGCGGCCCAGCGCATCCCGCTCCCCGACGGCGGTGTCGACTGCCTCTTCTCCGTCGAGGCGGCGCAGCACTTCCGCGATCTGGCCGGTTTCGCCCGGGAGGCGGCGCGGGTGCTGCGCCCCGGCGGCCGGCTGGCGCTGACGACCTTCTTCGCCCGCACGCGGTCGGCCGCCCGGGAGCTGCCCGCGCTGCTGCCCCCGTACGCCGACGGCCTGGACGTCCCGCATGTGGTGGACGAGGTCGCCGGGACGCTGACCGCGGCGGGTCTGCGCGAGGTCCGGGTGCAGTCGGTCGGCGACGGGGTCTGGGAGTACTACGACCGCTACATGGCCCAGCAGCCGGACCTCCGCGACGACTGGCCGCGCCGCTATCTGACGGCATATGAGACCGGGCTGCTGGACTACTACCTGCTGACGGCAGGAGCGGGCTGA